The DNA segment ACGACGCGCGGTCGGCTATCGACGGCGACGAGCCCGAGGTGTACATGGACTCACGGCCGCTCGAAGCCGAGCTAGACGCGATTTCTCGGGCGGGCTACTTCGCGGAGTACGCCGATTGTCCACTGCACGTCGTCCACATCTCCAGCGGGAGCGGCGCGCGGGAGGGCGACCGCTTCAAATCGCGAGCGAACGTTCCGGTCACGCTCGAAACCTGTCCGCAGTATCTCGCCTTCTCGAAGGGAGACGTTGCTGAACACGGGCCGTTCCTGAAAGTCAACCCTAGCCTCAAATCCGACGCCGAGCGGGAGCGGCTCTGGGATGCGGTTCAGGACGGGACGATCGACCTCATCGGCACGGACCACTTCCCGACGTACCGCGAAACTCGGGATGTCGGCTGGGATGACATCTGGGAGCCATACGCCGGCCTCCCGGGCGTCGAGACGATGGTCGAGTTCCTCGTCAGCGAGGGCGTCCACGAGGATCGGATTTCGTGGCCGCGACTACGTGAACTCGTGTGTGCGGCACCGGCCCAGAACGCTGGCATCTATCCCAAGAAAGGCTCACTGCAAGTCGGAACGGACGCGGACGTGATGCTCGTCCGGACCGAGGAGTACGAGGTCACCGCCGACGGCCTCACGTTCGTCGGTGGCTGGACGCCGTACGAGGGACAGCAGTGGAGCGCGCGCGTAGATACGGTCGTCGCCGGCGGTGAGGTCGTCGCGAAGGACCACGAAGTCCAGTCAACGGCGGGCCGTGGCCAGTTCTTGGACCGCCCGCTGTAGCGGTTTTGGTCTCCATTGACCTGATATATGGTTCACAAATGGATGTGTGGCGTGTGCTGGCCGTGTGTGAACATGTGTCAGCCACGACAGAGGAGGTTCACCTCACAATCGAGCTAAAGCCGCAGTACGGTTTTATACCCAGTTGTACTCAGGGAGTAGTATGGGCATGACGCAAGTCACAACCCTCGAGTGTACACTCTGCGGGGTGGAGTACGACCCGAACCAGATCATCTACACCTGTCCCGAACACGAGGGCGTAAAGGGAATTCTCGAAGTGACATACGACTACGATGCTATCGACGACGCGTTCGATGGCGACCTCGGCGGGCCGATATCGAGCCAGTGGAAGTACGAGGCGTTTCTGCCAGTCGCAGCGGACGCCGATGTCGTGACGCTCAACGAGGGCGGGACCGACCTCTTCGACGCACCGAACCTCAGCGATGCCCTGGGGGTCGAAACGCTTGTCAAAGACGACGGACGGAACCCGACGGGGTGTTTCAAGGACCGCGCCAGCGCTATCGCTGTCACGAAGGCCAAACACGCCGGTCGAGACATCATCACCTGCGCCTCGACCGGGAACGCCGCCGCGTCGCTGTCGGGCTATGCCGCCCGCGGGGGGATGGACTGTCGAATCTTCGTCCCCGGTGACGCTCCGACAGGCAAGCTCGCACAGCCGCTCGTCTACGGTGCGGACGTCCTCGCTGTCAACGGCAGCTACGACGAAGCCTACGACCTCAGCGTCGAAGTCACCGAGAAGTACGGCTGGTACAACCGCAACGCGGCCATCAATCCGTTCCAGGTCGAGGGCAAGCGGACGGTTGGTCACGAACTCGCCGACCAGTCGATTGCTCGCGGACACGTCCCGGACTGGGTCGTGTTCTCGATGGGCGACGGCTGTACGATCGCCGGGGCCTGGAAGGGGTTCAAGGAGTTCTACGACCTCGGCTACGTCGACGACCACCCCCAGATGCTGGGCGTCCAGGCCGACGGTGCGTCGGCCATCCACGACGCCTTCCACGACCACGACGATATCGACGATATCGCCGAAACGCTGGCCGACTCAATCGCGGTCGGGCGGCCGCGGAACACGCTCAAGGCCTGCCGCGCGCTGGAACAGAGCGGCGGAACGAGCGTGCTGGTCTCCGACGACGAGATTCTGGCGGCAGAGAAACT comes from the Haloarcula hispanica ATCC 33960 genome and includes:
- a CDS encoding dihydroorotase, with amino-acid sequence MTDIHIKDAQVVTASGIQHGEIAISDGTIDAAGPASSVPTPSDPDTVIDADGMVALPGAIDVHTHMHDDELFPDGIDFASQTASAVAGGVTTVIELPTQTPVTTPEAMQEKAAACSALAHVDFGLVAGNVQDPDIDVAGIVDAGTADFKTFTADPYLASDASIARLMRRVGDAGGTVRVHCETQGLLDDARSAIDGDEPEVYMDSRPLEAELDAISRAGYFAEYADCPLHVVHISSGSGAREGDRFKSRANVPVTLETCPQYLAFSKGDVAEHGPFLKVNPSLKSDAERERLWDAVQDGTIDLIGTDHFPTYRETRDVGWDDIWEPYAGLPGVETMVEFLVSEGVHEDRISWPRLRELVCAAPAQNAGIYPKKGSLQVGTDADVMLVRTEEYEVTADGLTFVGGWTPYEGQQWSARVDTVVAGGEVVAKDHEVQSTAGRGQFLDRPL
- the thrC gene encoding threonine synthase — its product is MGMTQVTTLECTLCGVEYDPNQIIYTCPEHEGVKGILEVTYDYDAIDDAFDGDLGGPISSQWKYEAFLPVAADADVVTLNEGGTDLFDAPNLSDALGVETLVKDDGRNPTGCFKDRASAIAVTKAKHAGRDIITCASTGNAAASLSGYAARGGMDCRIFVPGDAPTGKLAQPLVYGADVLAVNGSYDEAYDLSVEVTEKYGWYNRNAAINPFQVEGKRTVGHELADQSIARGHVPDWVVFSMGDGCTIAGAWKGFKEFYDLGYVDDHPQMLGVQADGASAIHDAFHDHDDIDDIAETLADSIAVGRPRNTLKACRALEQSGGTSVLVSDDEILAAEKLLGSTEGIYSEPAGAAPIAGVQTALDRGIIEQDETVVVVSTGFGLKDTKSAEKATGGVDRIDPDIAEVEGLYGTAEEAAADD